In Halictus rubicundus isolate RS-2024b chromosome 5, iyHalRubi1_principal, whole genome shotgun sequence, one genomic interval encodes:
- the Gefmeso gene encoding guanine nucleotide exchange factor in mesoderm isoform X2 produces MLGMYDELARRGNGYTDHVVLPTVLQKRLSLVSHRGSMFGQFCSEVSNSQPEEIPAMTLDEGSQSRVEVIVAESQKGSAVYDTLESLQEDRTDCTIAEKPYRRESNGLSPLRYNRRCRNAGRPLSGSSVASSTSSSGCSNQGNTCNVNPYLASVESLADTCASSQGSGDSGVVTVSESNCRIGNDGTGQRRNSAEEDPPFYRSRYCDPHRNPMERVLLEIVDTEAIYVEHLRQIIQGYLIFWRNDPASFAHQMQLSDLFSNIEDIFEFNSQFLQEIEKCGLDPVCMANTFIKHNSGFKVYTEYCTNYPRTVSVLTDLMSQEDAANAFRERQAALGHALPLGSFLLKPVQRILKYHLLLENLSKEYGAYCDSREDEAEGRKAIEAALVATTGIAKHINAMKRRHEHAVRVQEIQSLLYGWPGPDLTTSGELVAEGRFRMRGAKAPRHAFLFDRMLLLTKKKEDGLLVYKAHIMCSNLMLIESIPGEPLSFHVIPFDNPRLQYTLQARNLEQKREWTLQIKRVILENYNAVIPSHARQLVLQLGQTQPEDDALADKGSTKKQYSAPPEYLEKRKQERERRRSETGLRQKFKKNGRKSEITTEDSPASTRKNQNEESSVTDSRDQGLRASDGRGLKVKDRFTGWRRKSEPGFQSYVCLIQSDEEQKEDLRDSGSAAVETKMTESDQHTLNSPPPEAKEPNTEQQSQAQTVEEIVGHILMQNQEFQKLLEKQRTNSILNVRQQQRFNKHVSADTSDDSDSENTNYIAENSNNRMARLRAVQRDRLVRTNNTWNSLSRDHQPTQLQLLYDNLNKIENKMNDAGLKNKVNRVQEKKALFEAFKRQSIVTESKVIKTALRIRENSTSRSEEPAPVPKDAEVPTKENENGDRKDAGEETGNGFGNYDNLQHVWEGLQEEKDLENNDSPTRPAVWLTKRCEGLPTSPQKCGSLPRSFQINPNSNQNVTKSRFLQRDGKPMSERPFTIASDKPAEINLEDMERYASTCQPQGRIAKFPTSVSTSTSTFFCSLDDTLTDAYSEIHMSSSTTTNIHPDHKIYRANTSGSSTIFKNVLSKAGSRLQGLRNTMSTETLECSEELERTKYFRSLSTGKLKKKGKLKHSRESSSDVEELVGCAARGSSDSRVPSLYYKQGSSCLGARIAQSDYADPSVLFSESKRLQSAITTGGQTKEKEDEEIVESRESETDSFYERSFETIENYVDADVDDAFRDSAIFSDIEEVLVARPFSGHEEASFKSKIAPPVPAKRKTETSTLTVNRETLNVKCKPNVAQKPDYLKAKPVVKDFDYPNSRLPDSAACQHSNIGLHVSCKENGEDRDDVSAGQSQAGWVRKIVGQLQGHVET; encoded by the exons ATGCTGGGGATGTACGACGAGCTAGCTCGTCGCGGAAATGGCTACACCGACCACGTGGTCCTTCCCACGGTGCTTCAGAAGCGCCTGAGTCTGGTATCCCATCGAGGCTCCATGTTCGGCCAGTTCTGCTCCGAGGTGTCCAACTCTCAGCCCGAGGAAATCCCAGCAATGACCTTGGACGAGGGGTCGCAGAGCCGGGTGGAAGTGATCGTGGCCGAATCTCAGAAGGGCAGCGCCGTGTACGACACTCTGGAGAGTCTGCAAGAGGATCGAACCGATTGCACGATCGCGGAGAAGCCTTATCGGAGAGAGAGCAACGGACTCTCGCCGTTGAGGTACAACCGAAGGTGCAGAAACGCCGGTCGACCTCTCTCGGGGAGCTCCGTAGCGTCCAGCACGTCCTCCAGCGGATGCAGCAACCAGGGGAACACCTGCAACGTGAATCCTTATTTGGCGTCCGTCGAGTCCCTGGCCGATACTTGCGCCAGCTCTCAAG GTTCCGGCGACAGCGGCGTGGTCACGGTTTCAGAATCGAACTGCCGGATCGGAAACGATGGCACCGGCCAGAGGAGGAACAGCGCGGAGGAGGACCCACCGTTCTACAGGTCGCGATACTGCGATCCCCATCGAAACCCCATGGAAAGGGTGCTCCTCGAGATTGTCGACACCGAGGCGATCTACGTGGAACACCTGCGACAGATCATCCAA GGTTACCTTATATTTTGGAGAAACGATCCGGCATCGTTCGCCCATCAAATGCAACTAAGCGACTTATTTAGTAATATTGAGGATATCTTCGAGTTCAACAG TCAGTTCCTTCAAGAAATAGAGAAGTGCGGCTTGGACCCTGTTTGCATGGCAAACACATTTATAAAGCACAACTCAGGATTCAAAGTGTACACGGAGTATTGCACCAATTACCCAAG GACAGTTTCCGTTTTGACTGATCTAATGAGTCAAGAGGATGCTGCGAACGCATTTCGAGAGCGGCAAGCGGCTCTGGGACACGCGTTGCCTCTCGGATCTTTCCTTCTGAAGCCTGTCCAGAGGATTCTCAAGTATCATTTACTCCTGGAG AACCTGTCGAAGGAGTACGGAGCGTACTGCGATTCGAGGGAAGACGAGGCCGAGGGTAGGAAGGCGATCGAGGCGGCGTTGGTTGCGACGACTGGCATCGCGAAGCACATCAACGCCATGAAACGACGGCACGAGCACGCTGTGCGTGTTCAGGAGATCCAGTCCCTTCTGTACGGTTGGCCCGGTCCAGATTTAACCACCAGCGGAGAGCTGGTGGCTGAAGGCCGATTCAGAATGCGAGGGGCGAAAGCCCCTAGGCATGCCTTTTTGTTCGATCGTATGCTTCTTCTCACCAAGAAGAAAGAGGATGGACTTCTAGTCTACAAGGCTCACATTATG TGTTCCAACCTGATGCTCATCGAAAGCATACCGGGAGAGCCGCTTAGCTTCCATGTGATTCCCTTCGATAATCCTCGACTGCAGTATACCTTGCAG GCGAGAAACTTAGAGCAGAAAAGAGAATGGACGCTGCAGATCAAGAGGGTGATCCTCGAGAACTACAATGCGGTGATACCTTCTCACGCGAGGCAGTTGGTCCTGCAGCTCGGCCAGACACAACCGGAGG ATGACGCTCTGGCAGACAAAGGATCAACGAAGAAGCAATACTCCGCGCCGCCAGAGTACCTAGAGAAGCGAAAGCAGGAGCGAGAGAGGCGGCGCTCGGAGACCGGGCTTAGGCAGAAATTTAAGAAGAATGGCAGAAAGTCTGAGATTACAACCGAG GATTCTCCAGCATCGACGAGAAAGAACCAAAACGAGGAGTCGAGCGTCACCGACTCTAGGGATCAGGGTCTCAGAGCCTCTGACGGACGGGGATTGAAAGTGAAG GATCGTTTCACCGGTTGGAGGAGGAAGTCGGAGCCCGGCTTCCAGTCGTACGTCTGCCTGATCCAATCGGACGAAGAGCAGAAGGAGGACCTCCGCGACTCGGGTTCAGCCGCCGTTGAGACCAAGATGACCGAGAGCGATCAGCATACGTTGAACTCCCCTCCACCGGAAGCCAAAGAGCCGAACACCGAGCAACAATCCCAAGCGCAAACGGTGGAGGAGATAGTTGGCCACATCCTGATGCAGAACCAGGagttccaaaagctgttggagaaGCAACGGACGAACAGCATCCTGAACGTCAGACAACAGCAGCGTTTCAACAAGCACGTGTCCGCGGACACGTCCGACGACAGCGACTCCGAGAACACGAACTACATCGCGGAGAATTCGAACAATAGGATGGCACGGCTCAGAGCGGTGCAAAGAGATAGGCTAGTCAGGACGAACAACACGTGGAATTCGTTGTCCAGGGACCATCAGCCCACGCAGCTGCAGCTGCTGTACGACAATTTGAACAAGATTGAGAACAAGATGAACGATGCTGGCCTGAAGAACAAGGTGAACCGTGTGCAAGAGAAGAAGGCGCTGTTCGAGGCGTTCAAGAGGCAGAGCATCGTCACGGAGAGCAAGGTGATCAAGACTGCTTTGAGGATACGGGAGAATTCGACGTCCAGGAGCGAGGAGCCTGCTCCGGTTCCGAAGGACGCAGAGGTTCCGACGAAGGAGAACGAGAACGGAGATCGCAAAGATGCTGGGGAAGAGACCGGCAATGGGTTCGGCAACTATGACAACTTGCAGCACGTCTGGGAAGGTCTCCAGGAAGAAAAGGACTTGGAGAACAACGATAGTCCAACTAGGCCAGCCGTGTGGCTCACCAAACGCTGCGAAGGTCTGCCCACGTCTCCTCAGAAATGCGGCTCTCTACCGCGCAGCTTTCAAATCAATCCGAATTCGAACCAGAACGTAACCAAGTCCCGGTTCCTCCAGAGAGACGGCAAACCCATGAGCGAGCGACCGTTCACGATAGCTTCGGACAAACCTGCGGAGATCAACCTGGAGGACATGGAGAG GTATGCCTCAACGTGCCAGCCTCAGGGACGGATCGCCAAGTTTCCCACGTCCGTCTCCACCTCCACGTCGACCTTCTTCTGTTCCCTGGACGACACCTTGACGGACGCCTACTCGGAGATTCACATGTCCTCTTCCACGACCACGAACATTCACCCGGACCACAAGATCTACAGGGCGAACACCAGCGGCAGCTCCACCATCTTCAAGAACGTGCTGTCGAAGGCTGGCAGCCGTCTCCAGGGGCTAAGAAACACGATGAGCACGGAGACCCTGGAGTGCAGCGAGGAGCTGGAACGTACGAAGTACTTCCGGTCGTTGAGCACGGGCAAACTGAAGAAGAAGGGCAAGCTGAAGCACTCGAGGGAGTCGTCCTCGGACGTCGAAGAGCTCGTAGGCTGTGCTGCCAGAGGATCTTCGGATTCTAGAGTCCCGTCGCTGTATTACAAACAAGGTAGCTCCTGTTTGGGTGCCCGGATCGCTCAATCGGACTACGCGGATCCTTCTGTGCTGTTCTCGGAGAGCAAACGACTTCAATCGGCGATCACGACTGGCGGTCAGACCAAGGAGAAAGAGGACGAGGAGATCGTGGAGAGCAGGGAGAGCGAGACGGACAGCTTCTACGAGCGGTCCTTCGAGACGATAGAGAACTACGTGGACGCGGACGTCGACGACGCGTTCAGAGACAGTGCAATATTCAGCGACATCGAGGAGGTTCTGGTGGCTAGACCCTTCTCAGGACACGAGGAGGCGTCCTTTAAGAGCAAAATAGCGCCTCCGGTTCCCGCGAAAAGGAAGACTGAGACTTCCACCTTGACAGTGAACCGGGAGACGTTGAATGTGAAGTGCAAGCCGAACGTCGCACAAAAGCCAGACTATTTGAAGGCGAAGCCCGTAGTGAAAGACTTCGATTACCCGAACTCCCGTTTGCCTGATAGTGCAGCGTGTCAGCACTCTAACATTGGTTTGCATGTTAGTTGTAAGGAGAACGGGGAGGACAGGGACGACGTGTCTGCGGGCCAGAGCCAGGCGGGTTGGGTCAGGAAGATCGTGGGTCAGCTGCAGGGTCACGTCGAGACATAA